In Pseudoalteromonas xiamenensis, the following are encoded in one genomic region:
- a CDS encoding DUF2982 domain-containing protein translates to MTKSVNNESVKLRATANQHAVEFMLVGAIAIIVVMLFVLLRPTPISKVEIFIASAGIVAIIIGFFKSQEPYFSVEINCNNLIYWHKFGFWRLPRNNLVEAGIPKSIQGEFELELNAVGIKIKDIDEFLLSLSPRLAAKLLIEQRHIFLQAVKMHCENGNCPEDWLIEDSAYCSPSGKKYSGLLAMFGNRMAHFKLATGYDLMLTETVLDRDIWRFANLLNHWKRDPERVLNQLQQSLLRSK, encoded by the coding sequence ATGACAAAAAGTGTAAACAACGAATCAGTTAAGTTGCGCGCCACCGCGAACCAACACGCCGTTGAGTTTATGTTGGTGGGGGCGATTGCAATCATTGTGGTGATGTTGTTTGTGTTATTACGTCCTACTCCTATCTCCAAGGTAGAGATTTTCATCGCCAGTGCTGGCATCGTGGCGATAATTATCGGTTTTTTTAAAAGCCAAGAACCGTATTTTAGTGTAGAGATAAATTGTAACAATCTGATTTATTGGCATAAATTTGGTTTCTGGCGATTGCCTAGGAATAATTTAGTCGAAGCAGGTATTCCAAAATCGATTCAAGGTGAATTTGAGCTTGAGTTAAATGCTGTTGGTATTAAAATTAAAGACATAGATGAATTTTTACTGTCATTATCACCTCGATTAGCAGCAAAATTATTGATTGAACAGCGGCATATTTTTTTACAAGCTGTTAAAATGCATTGCGAAAATGGCAACTGCCCAGAGGATTGGTTAATCGAAGACTCTGCATATTGTTCGCCTAGCGGTAAGAAGTATAGTGGTTTACTCGCGATGTTCGGCAACAGAATGGCACACTTTAAGCTGGCGACAGGCTATGACTTAATGTTGACGGAAACGGTGCTTGACCGAGACATTTGGCGATTTGCAAATTTGCTAAATCATTGGAAAAGAGACCCTGAAAGGGTGCTTAACCAATTGCAGCAGAGTTTGCTGAGAAGTAAATAG